A single Crateriforma conspicua DNA region contains:
- a CDS encoding DUF6655 family protein, which translates to MSTFRRRRTCNPDRLGGRLVWWICGILIVATFGCGTTRDYQATEQLVLSDAVDRSVSTIDFRPLSGQKVYLDTSYLRSVKGADFVNADYVTSSLRQQIVAAGCLMQDSANEADLIIEARIGTLGSDDHRMTYGVPENNVLSSAASLVSSAPAVPTLPEISVARREAREGAAKIAAFAYDRKTRKAVWQSGIRQSSATARDTWVLGVGPFQSGTIRDDTKLAGSKLIRFGRRHHKGAGPEMFDRPPVDYTAEVRFDDGWPALDPNHSGVEMIAGDASKAEPIVAAEKEAMVKMVSAKSPSEKMPAEKTPSEKTPAKSAKKPGGGDQPEPPSGAAEPTVRPRRGQVIQAGPTGG; encoded by the coding sequence ATGTCCACCTTTCGACGACGTCGAACTTGCAACCCTGATCGCCTTGGCGGTCGGCTTGTCTGGTGGATTTGCGGCATCCTGATCGTTGCAACGTTCGGATGCGGCACCACCCGCGATTACCAGGCGACGGAACAACTGGTCCTCAGCGACGCCGTCGACCGCAGCGTATCGACCATCGATTTCCGGCCGCTCAGTGGGCAAAAGGTCTATCTAGACACCAGTTATTTGCGGTCGGTCAAAGGGGCCGATTTCGTCAACGCCGACTATGTCACCAGTTCGCTGCGTCAGCAAATCGTTGCGGCGGGCTGTCTGATGCAAGATTCGGCCAACGAAGCGGACTTGATCATCGAAGCCCGTATCGGGACCCTGGGATCCGACGATCATCGGATGACGTACGGGGTACCGGAAAACAATGTGCTGTCTAGTGCCGCGTCGTTGGTGTCCAGTGCGCCGGCGGTTCCGACATTGCCTGAAATCAGCGTCGCACGACGCGAAGCCCGCGAGGGGGCGGCGAAGATTGCCGCCTTTGCGTACGATCGCAAGACCCGCAAAGCGGTGTGGCAATCTGGAATCCGACAATCATCGGCGACCGCACGAGACACTTGGGTGCTGGGCGTCGGTCCGTTCCAAAGTGGAACGATCCGCGACGACACGAAGCTGGCCGGCAGCAAGCTGATCCGTTTCGGCAGACGTCACCACAAAGGGGCCGGTCCGGAAATGTTTGATCGACCTCCGGTGGACTACACCGCTGAAGTCCGCTTTGACGACGGTTGGCCTGCGTTGGACCCCAATCACAGTGGGGTGGAAATGATTGCCGGCGACGCGTCCAAAGCGGAACCGATCGTGGCCGCGGAAAAAGAGGCGATGGTGAAGATGGTTTCGGCCAAGTCGCCGTCTGAGAAAATGCCTGCCGAAAAAACGCCGTCTGAAAAAACGCCCGCCAAGTCGGCGAAAAAACCGGGCGGCGGCGATCAACCCGAGCCACCGTCGGGGGCTGCCGAACCGACCGTTCGTCCGCGTCGTGGGCAAGTCATCCAGGCCGGACCGACCGGCGGCTGA
- the floA gene encoding flotillin-like protein FloA (flotillin-like protein involved in membrane lipid rafts), translating into MPPQAVLFELAQVNNLTRGALVGALVLFVIFMVTLFVFASYFGLWIQSQLTGAGVSMWNLIGMTFRKVNPRSIVRSKIMATQAGLDDPEMTTEAIEAHYLAGGNVQQVVRALVAARKAKTISLTFREATAIDLAGRDVLESVQTSVYPKVIDCPPRGAAKPSLDAVAKDGIQLKVKARVTVRANLQQLIGGATEETIIARVGEGIVSAIGSAASHKKVLENPDVISKAVLAKRLDSQTAFEIVSIDIADIDVGANIGARLQADQAEADTQVARANAESKRAAAVAEEQEMQAKIEESRAKVVESQAAVPEAMADAFRTGKLNILDYYKLQNVNADTEMRKAIAGGGQRETPEQYK; encoded by the coding sequence ATGCCACCGCAAGCCGTTCTGTTCGAACTGGCCCAAGTCAACAACTTGACCCGTGGCGCCCTTGTCGGTGCCCTGGTCCTGTTTGTCATCTTCATGGTGACCTTGTTCGTCTTCGCCAGCTACTTCGGCCTGTGGATCCAGTCCCAGTTGACCGGGGCCGGCGTCTCGATGTGGAACTTGATTGGGATGACCTTTCGAAAGGTCAATCCGCGGTCGATCGTCCGCAGCAAGATCATGGCAACCCAGGCCGGTTTGGATGACCCGGAAATGACGACCGAAGCGATCGAGGCTCATTACTTGGCCGGCGGTAACGTCCAGCAAGTCGTGCGTGCGTTGGTGGCCGCTCGGAAAGCAAAAACGATTTCGTTGACGTTCCGCGAAGCCACTGCGATCGACTTGGCCGGCCGTGACGTGCTGGAATCGGTCCAGACCAGTGTCTATCCCAAAGTCATCGACTGTCCGCCCCGCGGTGCCGCCAAGCCGTCACTGGACGCGGTCGCCAAGGATGGGATTCAGCTGAAGGTCAAAGCACGGGTGACCGTGCGGGCCAACTTGCAACAGTTGATCGGTGGTGCGACCGAAGAAACCATCATCGCACGAGTGGGCGAAGGCATCGTCAGCGCGATCGGTAGCGCCGCGTCGCACAAGAAAGTGTTGGAAAACCCCGACGTGATCAGTAAAGCCGTGTTGGCCAAGCGATTGGACAGCCAAACGGCGTTCGAAATCGTCTCGATCGATATCGCCGACATCGATGTTGGGGCCAACATTGGGGCTCGCTTGCAGGCCGATCAGGCGGAAGCCGACACGCAGGTCGCCCGCGCCAACGCCGAAAGCAAACGCGCCGCGGCAGTCGCCGAAGAACAGGAAATGCAGGCGAAGATCGAAGAAAGCCGCGCGAAGGTTGTCGAATCCCAGGCGGCGGTTCCCGAAGCGATGGCCGACGCGTTTCGAACCGGCAAACTGAATATCCTGGATTACTACAAACTGCAAAACGTCAACGCCGACACGGAAATGCGTAAAGCGATCGCCGGCGGCGGACAACGGGAAACGCCCGAGCAGTACAAGTAG
- a CDS encoding class I SAM-dependent methyltransferase produces the protein MNHRGGPYQLIDFGRGRKLERIAGRWLNRPSPAAEGIRPADPDVWANAESVFDPDRRRWKHHRPWPDELLADCGGFQMPVTPTPFGHIGLFPEQQDNWRWLMSPGMLRCNELSESDGREHADAPESAGDRPAALNLFAYTGASTMSLATAGFAVAHVDAAKPNVATARRAAVINGLTDWPIRYLVDDAAKFAAREVRRGRHYHTIVLDPPAYGHAPGGKAWRIERDLWPLLDDCLQLAQPDGHRLLITGHSPQVDQHAVKDFLIRHGYDSGMIRTGRSQLTDQQGRRLDAGFFVRVDTRGGSQASAENAEPN, from the coding sequence TTGAATCATCGCGGCGGTCCCTATCAATTGATCGACTTCGGGCGCGGCAGAAAACTCGAGCGTATTGCCGGTCGCTGGCTGAACCGTCCGTCCCCGGCGGCCGAAGGGATCCGTCCGGCCGACCCCGACGTTTGGGCCAACGCCGAATCGGTGTTCGATCCAGATCGTCGCAGGTGGAAGCATCATCGACCGTGGCCTGATGAGTTGCTGGCCGATTGCGGTGGTTTCCAAATGCCCGTGACGCCGACGCCGTTTGGGCACATCGGTCTGTTCCCCGAACAGCAAGACAATTGGCGATGGCTGATGTCGCCAGGAATGCTCCGGTGCAATGAGTTGTCGGAATCAGATGGCCGCGAACACGCGGATGCACCGGAGTCGGCGGGCGATCGTCCGGCCGCGCTGAACCTGTTTGCCTACACCGGCGCGTCGACGATGTCGTTGGCGACCGCCGGGTTTGCGGTGGCCCATGTGGATGCGGCCAAGCCCAACGTGGCGACCGCACGTCGGGCCGCGGTGATCAATGGTTTGACGGATTGGCCGATTCGATACTTGGTCGACGATGCCGCGAAGTTTGCCGCACGTGAAGTCAGGCGTGGGCGTCACTATCACACGATCGTTTTGGACCCGCCGGCGTATGGTCATGCTCCGGGCGGCAAGGCTTGGCGGATCGAACGTGATCTGTGGCCTTTGCTGGATGATTGTTTACAACTGGCCCAGCCTGACGGGCATCGTTTGTTGATCACGGGACATTCACCCCAAGTGGACCAGCATGCGGTGAAGGACTTTTTGATCCGACACGGCTATGACAGTGGCATGATCCGGACGGGAAGGTCACAATTAACGGACCAGCAGGGGCGACGATTGGATGCGGGATTTTTCGTCCGTGTCGATACGCGGGGTGGTTCGCAGGCGTCGGCCGAAAACGCCGAACCGAACTGA
- the mfd gene encoding transcription-repair coupling factor, with translation MGFGGVWGGIRALLAAAIARSTPHILMLLPQAADAEIVATDARSFGLTDAVALPLSAGDGSGATIRDVDFADRLQVLQRLRSRDADSPEPLLVTAFIGAAIQKVPTPQKLADSTRTLKVGQTLAPEDVRAWLAEAGFAGTTAVQFPGEFATRGGLLDIYSPDQPLPIRVEWFGDEIESIRTFDLSSQRSIESVTEIELAAIGASTADPLDETPAMPPEQQGPISDYLPADTVVVVVDPQGCASSADALLRRVVDPSRFVTMDELIASMTSHRVVTADDFPEATGDELLSLDAASADSFASELSETQKKVDTIAADHHVIVVGDTPADGQRLTELLQPTRAAAEGRLHMTVADLSGGFRLPSAGALVLTGAELFHRSPVRRGKTRARGKPIQNFLQLQVGDLVVHLSHGIGLYRGLRQIEKNGQHVEHLTIEYDGGTKIYVPASRIGLVQKYIGGSKTRPRLAKIGGQAWANHRKAAESAVTDMAAELIEMQAQRQARRGISFDPDNTWQQQFDASFPYTETPDQLAAIEAIKDDMESARPMDRLICGDVGFGKTEVAMRAAFKAVTSGYQVAVLVPTTVLAEQHYNTFRERMAEFPIEIAKLSRFVSPADTRATVKRIASGEADIIVGTHRIAGKDVRFANLGLVIVDEEQRFGVEVKERLKNHRNNVDVLTLSATPIPRTLHMALVGVRDISNLETPPAERMSVETKVTRWDDKMVRSAMVRELNRGGQMFFVHNRIGDMHELADRLRNIVPELRIGIGHGQMGEGELEQVMIDFIDHKFDLLLATTIVESGIDIANANTMFIDEGDKYGLSDLHQLRGRVGRYKHQAYCYLLVSRRKHLSPEASKRLRAIEDYSQMGAGFAIAMRDLEIRGAGNLLGSQQSGHIAAVGYELYCHLLEDAVRQAQKLPPKLSADVDIDLPVEAYLPDEYVPDLRHKIDLYRRMAKIDNVAKINEIKEELVDRFGPIPQPAERMLQLVELRLDAAAWQIHSVTSDARFIVLNYGNRRQVEQLAERSPVPVRIVDQRKAYIPTKDFDMSDRSGKAWLQLARAVLFNG, from the coding sequence ATGGGTTTCGGCGGTGTTTGGGGCGGCATCCGCGCGTTGTTGGCCGCGGCGATCGCCCGCAGCACGCCTCACATCCTGATGCTGCTGCCCCAAGCGGCCGACGCCGAAATCGTGGCCACCGACGCTCGGTCATTCGGACTGACCGATGCGGTCGCGCTGCCGCTGTCGGCCGGCGACGGCAGCGGCGCGACGATCCGCGACGTCGACTTTGCCGATCGGCTGCAGGTCCTGCAGCGTCTTCGTTCGCGCGACGCCGATTCGCCGGAACCGTTGCTGGTCACCGCGTTCATCGGCGCGGCGATCCAGAAAGTCCCGACGCCACAAAAACTGGCCGACAGCACCCGCACGCTAAAAGTCGGACAGACGCTTGCACCGGAGGACGTGCGGGCTTGGCTGGCCGAAGCGGGCTTTGCCGGCACCACCGCGGTCCAGTTCCCCGGCGAGTTCGCCACACGCGGCGGCTTGCTGGACATCTATTCGCCGGATCAGCCGTTGCCGATTCGCGTGGAATGGTTCGGCGACGAAATCGAATCCATCCGCACGTTTGATCTGTCCAGCCAGCGTAGCATCGAATCGGTCACCGAAATCGAGCTGGCCGCGATCGGTGCATCCACGGCTGACCCGCTGGACGAAACGCCCGCGATGCCGCCCGAACAACAGGGCCCGATCAGCGACTACTTGCCCGCCGACACGGTCGTTGTGGTCGTTGATCCCCAAGGATGTGCGTCATCGGCCGATGCACTGCTGCGCCGTGTGGTCGATCCGTCTCGGTTCGTGACGATGGACGAATTGATCGCGTCGATGACCAGCCACCGTGTGGTCACGGCCGACGATTTCCCCGAAGCGACCGGCGATGAACTGTTGTCGCTGGACGCCGCGTCGGCCGACAGCTTTGCCAGCGAGCTTTCGGAAACCCAAAAGAAAGTCGACACGATCGCGGCCGATCATCACGTGATCGTCGTCGGTGACACGCCCGCCGACGGACAACGGCTGACGGAATTGCTACAGCCCACTCGCGCCGCCGCCGAAGGCCGGTTGCACATGACGGTGGCGGACCTGTCGGGCGGCTTTCGGTTGCCGTCGGCCGGCGCGCTGGTGCTGACCGGCGCCGAACTGTTTCACCGCAGCCCCGTGCGTCGGGGCAAGACGCGGGCACGCGGCAAGCCGATCCAGAATTTCTTGCAACTGCAAGTCGGCGATCTGGTCGTGCACCTGTCCCACGGGATCGGTCTGTATCGCGGGCTGCGTCAGATCGAAAAGAACGGCCAGCACGTCGAACACCTGACCATCGAATACGACGGCGGGACGAAGATCTACGTGCCGGCATCACGGATCGGTCTGGTCCAAAAATACATCGGCGGATCGAAGACCCGACCACGGCTGGCCAAAATCGGCGGCCAGGCTTGGGCCAATCACCGCAAGGCGGCCGAATCGGCGGTCACTGACATGGCCGCCGAACTGATCGAGATGCAGGCCCAACGCCAAGCCCGCCGCGGGATCAGTTTCGACCCCGACAACACCTGGCAACAACAATTCGACGCCAGTTTTCCCTACACCGAAACGCCCGACCAATTGGCCGCGATCGAAGCGATCAAGGACGACATGGAAAGCGCCCGGCCGATGGACCGCCTGATCTGTGGCGACGTCGGCTTTGGCAAAACGGAAGTCGCGATGCGGGCGGCATTCAAAGCCGTGACGTCGGGATACCAAGTCGCCGTGCTGGTGCCGACCACCGTGCTGGCCGAACAGCACTACAACACGTTCCGCGAACGGATGGCGGAATTTCCGATCGAAATCGCCAAGCTGTCGCGGTTCGTTTCGCCCGCCGACACCCGCGCGACGGTCAAGCGGATCGCCAGCGGTGAAGCCGACATCATCGTGGGCACCCACCGGATCGCCGGCAAAGACGTCCGCTTTGCCAACCTGGGGCTGGTGATCGTCGACGAAGAACAACGTTTCGGCGTCGAAGTCAAAGAACGTCTGAAAAATCATCGCAACAACGTCGACGTGTTGACGTTGTCCGCCACGCCGATCCCACGGACGTTGCACATGGCGTTGGTCGGTGTGCGAGACATCAGCAACTTGGAAACGCCGCCGGCCGAACGGATGAGCGTTGAAACGAAGGTCACCCGCTGGGACGACAAGATGGTCCGCAGCGCGATGGTTCGCGAATTGAACCGCGGCGGCCAAATGTTCTTTGTCCACAACCGCATCGGCGACATGCACGAACTGGCCGACCGGTTGCGCAACATTGTACCGGAGCTTCGCATCGGGATCGGCCACGGTCAAATGGGCGAAGGCGAATTGGAACAAGTCATGATCGACTTTATCGATCACAAGTTCGACTTGTTGCTGGCCACCACGATCGTCGAAAGCGGGATCGACATCGCCAACGCCAACACAATGTTCATCGACGAAGGCGACAAGTATGGGCTGAGCGATCTGCACCAATTGCGTGGCCGTGTCGGACGCTACAAACACCAAGCGTACTGTTACCTGTTGGTCAGCCGCCGGAAACACCTCAGCCCCGAAGCCAGCAAACGTCTGCGGGCGATCGAAGATTACAGCCAAATGGGCGCCGGGTTTGCCATCGCGATGCGAGACCTGGAAATCCGCGGCGCCGGCAATCTGCTGGGCAGCCAACAAAGCGGTCACATCGCCGCGGTGGGTTACGAACTGTATTGCCACCTGTTGGAAGACGCCGTTCGGCAAGCCCAAAAGCTGCCGCCCAAATTGTCGGCCGACGTGGACATCGATTTGCCGGTCGAAGCGTATTTGCCCGACGAATACGTGCCCGATCTGCGTCACAAGATCGATCTGTATCGCCGCATGGCCAAGATCGACAACGTCGCGAAGATCAACGAAATCAAAGAAGAATTGGTCGACCGGTTCGGGCCGATTCCTCAGCCGGCCGAGCGGATGTTACAGCTGGTCGAACTGCGTCTGGATGCGGCCGCGTGGCAAATCCATTCAGTCACCAGCGATGCACGATTCATTGTGCTGAACTACGGCAACCGCCGGCAAGTCGAACAATTGGCCGAACGTTCGCCCGTTCCGGTTCGCATTGTCGACCAACGCAAGGCGTACATCCCGACCAAAGATTTCGACATGAGCGATCGGTCGGGCAAAGCGTGGCTGCAATTGGCCCGTGCGGTCCTGTTCAACGGGTAA
- a CDS encoding cysteine desulfurase family protein, protein MIYLDFNRTTPIAPSVLEAMQPFWAEHFMLPGQEHPQAQAVGEAVEHARECVAILAGCDPFEVVFTSGGTEANNLGVLGVAGDHQAGHLLISAVEHDAVTMTSEKLEQRGWDVEVVPCDGSGWVDPDEVQSRIRPGQTRLVCVQLANATTGVVQPVREIADRCHNHGVPLHCDGVQAFGKMPVDVVQLRADTVSISGHRMYGPKGVGALYVRRGLDLSPMMFGDPREMGLRPGSENIPSLIGLGAASNLAARCCVDAANNLSELRDRFVAGLQSAMPDAMSVIAEDAERLPNTVSVQLNANAKAVQRIARTLVIATARSESPPDEMTRALKAIGCSDSEVNRTLRISLGWTTSRDQIDRAVDLLAEAADTCAA, encoded by the coding sequence TTGATTTACCTGGACTTCAACCGGACCACGCCCATCGCGCCGTCGGTTTTGGAAGCGATGCAGCCCTTTTGGGCCGAGCATTTCATGTTGCCGGGCCAGGAGCATCCGCAGGCCCAAGCGGTCGGGGAGGCGGTCGAGCACGCTCGTGAATGTGTCGCGATTTTGGCCGGATGTGATCCGTTTGAGGTCGTTTTCACCAGCGGCGGCACCGAAGCCAATAATTTGGGGGTTTTGGGCGTCGCGGGCGATCACCAAGCGGGACACTTGCTGATCAGCGCGGTGGAACACGACGCCGTGACGATGACCAGCGAAAAGCTGGAACAACGCGGTTGGGACGTCGAAGTGGTGCCCTGTGACGGCAGCGGCTGGGTCGATCCGGACGAGGTTCAAAGTCGAATTCGACCGGGCCAAACGCGACTGGTTTGTGTGCAACTGGCCAACGCGACGACCGGCGTCGTTCAACCGGTCCGCGAAATCGCCGATCGCTGTCACAACCACGGCGTTCCGCTGCACTGCGACGGTGTCCAGGCTTTCGGGAAAATGCCGGTCGACGTCGTCCAATTGCGGGCCGACACGGTTTCCATCTCGGGACATCGGATGTACGGGCCCAAGGGCGTCGGGGCGTTGTATGTCCGCCGTGGGCTGGACCTTTCCCCGATGATGTTCGGCGATCCGCGAGAAATGGGGCTGCGTCCGGGCAGCGAGAATATCCCGTCGCTGATCGGGTTGGGGGCCGCTTCGAATTTGGCCGCCCGATGCTGTGTGGATGCGGCAAACAATTTGTCGGAATTGCGGGATCGGTTCGTCGCGGGGCTGCAGTCGGCGATGCCGGACGCCATGTCGGTGATTGCCGAAGACGCGGAACGGCTGCCCAACACGGTGTCGGTCCAGTTGAATGCCAACGCCAAAGCGGTCCAGCGGATCGCTCGGACACTGGTTATCGCGACCGCACGCAGCGAATCGCCGCCCGACGAGATGACACGGGCTTTGAAAGCCATCGGGTGCAGCGATAGCGAAGTCAACCGGACGCTGAGGATCAGTCTGGGGTGGACGACCAGCCGCGACCAAATCGACCGCGCGGTCGATCTGTTGGCCGAAGCGGCCGACACCTGTGCGGCTTAA
- a CDS encoding DUF1559 domain-containing protein, which produces MNLKRTGFTLVELLVVITIIGVLAGLLLPAVQSAREAARLAQCGNQVKNLALAAIQYENNKGEMPGWCMKFGDFAGGVNPSDPDAGVSPAHQKVGTWAVGLLPYLDGQPIYEVWNEDKYPVIGPGSPENPSSTGESGEGYTASAAPNLPIFQCPSSPVIVGDHGRNSYISNNGFHPQDLQGNFVNVAHTNANGPAATFASSQERANGVFTNKFAGATNSATGDRVRMDDFKDGAGNTVLFSENLQAMPWHRAGLMGQTDLTNASLEYDPFSRYTNGMVYWYADDNPTNFPGAISLNGANSILKVNGGDQSGDKFNIEMPKVRNAQNLIRAAQLARPSSAHVDGVQMGFADGTVRFIAEGIDYRVYQAYMTTRGKSSDVPFNEFIPKGQAL; this is translated from the coding sequence ATGAACCTTAAACGCACCGGATTTACCCTGGTGGAACTGCTGGTGGTGATCACCATCATCGGCGTCTTGGCCGGCCTGTTGCTGCCCGCCGTCCAATCGGCCCGTGAAGCCGCCCGTCTGGCCCAATGCGGAAACCAAGTCAAAAACTTGGCTCTCGCCGCGATCCAATACGAAAACAACAAGGGCGAAATGCCCGGTTGGTGCATGAAGTTCGGTGACTTCGCCGGCGGTGTGAACCCCAGTGATCCGGATGCGGGCGTCAGCCCGGCCCACCAAAAGGTCGGCACCTGGGCGGTCGGCTTGCTGCCCTACCTGGACGGCCAACCGATTTACGAAGTGTGGAACGAAGACAAGTACCCGGTCATCGGTCCCGGCAGCCCCGAAAACCCGTCGTCCACCGGCGAATCGGGCGAAGGTTACACCGCCAGCGCGGCCCCGAACCTGCCGATTTTCCAGTGCCCCAGCAGTCCCGTCATCGTGGGCGACCACGGCCGTAACAGCTACATCAGCAACAACGGTTTCCACCCCCAAGACCTGCAAGGCAACTTCGTCAACGTCGCGCACACCAATGCCAACGGCCCGGCGGCGACCTTCGCCAGTTCGCAAGAACGTGCCAACGGCGTCTTCACCAACAAATTTGCCGGCGCGACCAACTCCGCCACCGGCGACCGTGTCCGCATGGACGACTTCAAAGATGGTGCGGGTAACACCGTTCTGTTCAGCGAAAATCTGCAAGCCATGCCCTGGCACCGCGCCGGCTTGATGGGCCAAACCGATCTGACCAACGCAAGCTTGGAATACGACCCGTTCAGCCGATACACCAACGGCATGGTGTATTGGTACGCGGATGATAACCCGACCAATTTCCCGGGTGCGATCTCGCTGAACGGTGCCAATTCGATCTTGAAGGTCAACGGTGGCGACCAAAGCGGTGACAAGTTCAACATTGAAATGCCGAAAGTTCGCAACGCTCAAAATCTTATCCGCGCCGCCCAACTGGCCCGTCCCTCATCGGCTCACGTCGACGGCGTCCAAATGGGTTTCGCCGATGGCACCGTGCGATTCATCGCCGAGGGCATCGACTATCGCGTCTATCAGGCCTACATGACCACGCGTGGCAAAAGCAGCGACGTGCCGTTCAACGAATTCATTCCGAAGGGCCAAGCCCTGTAG
- a CDS encoding Gfo/Idh/MocA family protein, with the protein MSIGIGIVGAGMISNFHAKAIADAAGCHLAAVCDRIPEAATAFAEKYGCNGHGSIEAMLDDPSVDAVAVCTPSGAHLDPALAAAAAGKHVIVEKPLEITTERCDQIIQACEKAGTKLVVTFQSRFHQSSLLMKKAVEDGRFGTVTMGDAYVKWFRSQEYYDSGAWRGTWALDGGGALMNQAIHSVDLLVWLMGDVEEISAMTGTLTHERIEVEDVAVATLKFKSGALGVIEATTTAYPGALKRIEIAGSNGSAVLEEEDLIQWDFADETDADRQIRDSMQGNTESGGGAADPSAIDHKGHTKVYEELAASIAENRMPSISGQEGRRSVEVIRAIYDSAQSGQRVKL; encoded by the coding sequence ATGAGTATCGGAATCGGAATCGTCGGCGCCGGAATGATCTCCAACTTTCACGCCAAAGCCATCGCCGACGCGGCGGGCTGTCACCTGGCGGCCGTGTGTGATCGCATTCCCGAAGCCGCCACGGCGTTCGCCGAAAAATACGGCTGTAACGGACACGGTTCGATCGAAGCCATGTTGGACGATCCCAGCGTCGATGCGGTCGCGGTTTGCACGCCCAGCGGCGCGCACCTGGATCCTGCGTTGGCGGCCGCCGCGGCGGGCAAGCACGTGATCGTTGAAAAGCCGCTGGAGATCACCACCGAACGCTGTGACCAAATCATTCAAGCGTGCGAAAAGGCCGGCACCAAGTTGGTCGTGACCTTCCAAAGTCGTTTTCATCAGTCCAGTCTGCTGATGAAAAAGGCCGTGGAAGATGGCCGATTCGGGACCGTCACGATGGGCGACGCTTATGTGAAGTGGTTCCGCAGCCAAGAGTATTACGACAGCGGCGCTTGGCGTGGCACGTGGGCGCTGGACGGTGGCGGCGCGCTGATGAACCAAGCCATCCACAGTGTGGACTTGTTGGTCTGGCTGATGGGTGACGTCGAAGAAATCAGCGCGATGACTGGTACGCTGACGCACGAGCGAATCGAAGTGGAAGACGTCGCGGTTGCCACGCTGAAGTTCAAGTCGGGGGCCTTGGGTGTGATCGAAGCCACCACGACCGCGTATCCCGGCGCGCTGAAGCGGATCGAGATCGCCGGCAGCAACGGATCGGCCGTGTTGGAAGAAGAAGACCTGATCCAGTGGGACTTTGCGGACGAAACCGACGCGGACCGTCAGATCCGTGATTCGATGCAAGGCAATACCGAATCCGGCGGCGGTGCGGCCGACCCATCGGCAATCGACCACAAGGGACACACGAAGGTCTATGAAGAATTGGCGGCGTCGATCGCCGAGAATCGAATGCCGTCGATCAGTGGTCAGGAAGGTCGTCGCAGCGTCGAAGTGATCCGCGCGATCTACGATTCGGCTCAGTCCGGTCAACGCGTCAAGCTGTAA
- the frr gene encoding ribosome recycling factor, giving the protein MSTDEILMDAEERMEKAVSVLGNNLSGIRTGRATPGLVDSLKVEVYGSQTPLKQLASIGVPEPQQILIRPYDAGTIKEIEKAIVAGELGLNPQSDGRVVRLNVPPLSTEVRKKMVSRIKELAEEAKISIRNIRRDANKAADQGEKDKVMTEDDRDKLKDDVQELTKKFEAQVNDLAKARESEVLED; this is encoded by the coding sequence ATGAGCACCGACGAGATTTTGATGGACGCCGAAGAACGCATGGAAAAGGCGGTCTCCGTGCTGGGCAACAACCTTTCGGGAATTCGCACCGGTCGGGCCACTCCGGGCTTGGTCGATTCGCTGAAGGTCGAGGTGTACGGTTCGCAAACGCCATTGAAACAGCTGGCGTCGATCGGCGTCCCCGAGCCACAACAGATCTTGATCCGTCCCTACGATGCCGGGACGATCAAAGAGATTGAGAAAGCGATCGTCGCGGGCGAACTGGGCCTGAATCCGCAAAGTGACGGCCGCGTCGTGCGGTTGAACGTCCCGCCGTTGTCGACCGAAGTCCGTAAGAAAATGGTCTCTCGGATCAAGGAATTGGCCGAAGAAGCCAAGATTTCGATCCGAAATATTCGCCGTGATGCCAACAAAGCGGCTGACCAGGGCGAAAAGGATAAGGTCATGACCGAGGACGATCGCGACAAACTGAAAGATGACGTCCAGGAGCTGACCAAGAAATTCGAGGCTCAGGTCAACGACTTGGCCAAAGCCCGCGAATCCGAAGTCCTTGAGGATTAA